The following coding sequences are from one Salvia hispanica cultivar TCC Black 2014 chromosome 3, UniMelb_Shisp_WGS_1.0, whole genome shotgun sequence window:
- the LOC125212790 gene encoding 5-methyltetrahydropteroyltriglutamate--homocysteine methyltransferase-like, translating to MASHIVGYPRMGPKRELKFALESFWDGKSSAEDLEKVAADLRASIWKQMSDAGIKYIPSNTFSYYDQVLDTTAMLGAVPPRYNWTGGEIGFSTYFSMARGNASLPAMEMTKWFDTNYHFIVPELGPDVKFSYGSHKAVNEYKEAKALGVDTVPVLVGPVSYLLLSKPAKGVEKTFPLLSLLDKILPIYKEVIAELKAAGASWIQFDEPTLVKDLESHQLEAFTKAYAELESTLSGVNTIVETYFADVPAAAYKTLTSLSGVSGFGFDLVRGAQTLELIKGSFPAGKYLFAGVVDGRNIWANDLAASLAELSSLEGIVGKDKLVVSTSSSLLHTAVDLANETKLDQEIKSWLAFAAQKIVEVNALAKALSGEKDEAFFSANAAAHASRKSSPRVNNEAVQKAAAALRGSDHRRATNVSARLDAQQKKLNLPILPTTTIGSFPQTVELRRVRREYKAKKISEEEYVKAIKEEISKVVKLQEELDIDVLVHGEPERNDMVEYFGEQLSGFAFTANGWVQSYGSRCVKPPIIYGDVSRPNPMTVFWSTAAQSMTKRPMKGMLTGPVTILNWSFVRNDQPRFETCYQIALAIKDEVEDLEKAGITVIQIDEAALREGLPLRKSEHAFYLDWAVHSFRITNVGVQDTTQIHTHMCYSNFNDIIHSIIDMDADVITIENSRSDEKLLSVFREGVKYGAGIGPGVYDIHSPRIPSSEEIYDRINKMLAVLETNILWVNPDCGLKTRKYGEVKPALENMVKAAKSLRKELASAK from the exons ATGGCTTCCCACATCGTTGGATATCCCCGCATGGGCCCCAAGAGAGAGCTGAAGTTCGCTCTCGAATCGTTCTGGGATGGCAAGAGCAGCGCCGAGGATTTGGAGAAGGTGGCGGCTGATCTCAGAGCTTCCATCTGGAAGCAGATGTCTGATGCCGGCATCAAGTACATTCCCAGCAACACGTTCTCCTACTACGATCAGGTGCTCGACACCACTGCCATGCTCGGCGCGGTTCCCCCGAGATACAACTGGACCGGTGGTGAGATAGGTTTCTCCACCTACTTCTCAATGGCCAGAGGCAATGCCTCTCTTCCTGCTATGGAGATGACCAAGTGGTTCGACACCAACTA CCACTTCATTGTCCCTGAGTTGGGCCCTGATGTGAAATTTAGCTATGGTTCTCACAAAGCTGTGAATGAGTACAAAGAGGCCAAAGCT CTCGGTGTTGATACCGTCCCTGTTCTTGTTGGACCAGTATCATACCTTTTGCTCTCCAAACCTGCTAAGGGAGTTGAGAAAACTTTCCcacttctttctcttcttgaCAAGATTCTTCCAATCTACaa GGAAGTTATTGCTGAACTGAAGGCAGCAGGTGCTTCATGGATCCAATTCGATGAGCCTACATTGGTTAAGGATCTCGAGTCACACCAGCTGGAAGCCTTCACCAAGGCTTATGCTGAGCTTGAATCAACCTTGTCTGGTGTCAACACCATCGTCGAAACCTATTTCGCTGATGTACCTGCCGCTGCATACAAGACCCTCACCTCCTTGAGCGGTGTATCTGGCTTCGGATTTGATTTGGTTCGTGGAGCCCAAACACTCGAATTGATCAAGGGAAGTTTCCCGGCTGGAAAATACCTCTTCGCCGGTGTTGTAGATGGAAGGAACATCTGGGCTAATGATCTGGCCGCATCTCTCGCCGAGCTGAGTTCTCTTGAAGGAATCGTCGGAAAGG ACAAGCTTGTTGTGTCCACATCCAGCTCGCTTCTCCACACTGCTGTGGATTTGGCCAATGAGACTAAGTTGGACCAGGAAATCAAGTCTTGGCTTGCATTTGCTGCTCAGAAGATCGTAGAAGTGAATGCACTTGCAAAGGCATTGTCCGGCGAGAAGGATGAG GCTTTCTTTTCTGCCAACGCTGCTGCTCATGCCTCTAGGAAATCCTCCCCGAGGGTGAACAATGAAGCAGTGCAAAAGGCT GCTGCTGCACTAAGAGGTTCTGACCATCGCCGCGCTACAAACGTTAGCGCCAGACTTGACGCCCAGCAGAAGAAGCTCAACCTTCCGATCCTCCCAACCACCACTATTGGTTCCTTCCCACAGACTGTGGAGCTTAGAAGAGTGCGCCGTGAATACAAGGCCAAGAA GATCTCCGAGGAGGAATATGTTAAGGCCATCAAGGAGGAGATCAGCAAGGTTGTCAAGCTTCAGGAGGAGCTTGACATCGACGTTCTTGTCCACGGAGAGCCAGAG AGAAACGACATGGTTGAGTACTTTGGCGAGCAACTTTCTGGCTTTGCCTTCACGGCAAATGGCTGGGTCCAATCATACGGATCTAGATGTGTCAAGCCGCCAATTATCTACGGTGATGTCAGCCGCCCCAACCCCATGACCGTCTTTTGGTCCACTGCTGCCCAGAGCATGACCAAGCGCCCGATGAAGGGTATGCTCACTGGGCCCGTCACCATCCTCAATTGGTCTTTCGTGAGAAACGACCAGCCTAG ATTCGAAACCTGTTACCAAATTGCCTTGGCAATCAAGGATGAAGTGGAGGACCTCGAGAAGGCCGGTATTACTGTGATCCAGATCGATGAGGCTGCATTGAGGGAGGGGCTGCCTCTCCGCAAATCCGAGCATGCTTTCTACTTGGACTGGGCTGTCCACTCCTTCAGAATCACCAACGTCGGTGTTCAAGATACCACCCAG ATCCACACCCACATGTGCTACTCGAACTTCAACGACATCATCCACTCCATCATCGACATGGACGCCGATGTCATCACAATCGAGAACTCGCGCTCCGACGAGAAGCTGCTCTCTGTATTCCGCGAGGGAGTGAAGTACGGAGCTGGAATTGGGCCGGGTGTGTACGACATCCACTCTCCACGTATCCCGTCGTCTGAGGAGATTTATGACAGAATCAACAAGATGCTTGCCGTCCTCGAGACCAACATCCTGTGGGTGAACCCCGACTGCGGTCTCAAGACCCGCAAGTACGGAGAGGTCAAGCCCGCACTCGAGAACATGGTTAAGGCTGCCAAGTCCCTCCGAAAGGAACTTGCCAGTGCCAAATAA